The Phoenix dactylifera cultivar Barhee BC4 unplaced genomic scaffold, palm_55x_up_171113_PBpolish2nd_filt_p 000803F, whole genome shotgun sequence genomic interval TCGATAGATATGAATATAGTTGATTGACCATAAGTAGTGGCCTATCACTTTGCATGACTTACCATATACTTTAGCTGGTTGATAAACATGATCAGTAGATGTTGGTTAGTATTTCTTATAGTTGATCGATCAAGTATTGGCTTATGTTTATCTAGCTTAACAAAACTATTCATTTTCATTGAGCGGTGGGGGCATTTGTTTATACTAAAACTAAAAAATATTGATCAAGCAACAAGATTCAATTAATTATTTATGCATGACACATGGAAGCCTCATGGTTGGTCACTTATCACTTATATATGAGACCATCTTTGTGTAATTTTTCTTTCCTAGAATTAACTTCCTAAAGGAAGTTCTTTGGACAAAGGAGAAGTTAGTCATGCAAGGAACTGCCAACGATCACCAAGAGAGTTACCAAGACAAGAAGCAATCATCCAAGGGAAGTTAATGCTGGAAATATCTTCCTCTTTCGTGTTAAAAGATAAATTGAAGATTTCATTTGGATTCTCTCAAATTCTTACACAAGACTATGACAGATCTACTAGTGTCCATATTGAATAAGCTTTGTCAACTTCTTATCTTAGAACTAGGATTCTTCTTTTGAGTGAAGGTGCAACCTAGTCTAGAGTGCATCTTGATAGTGGTGTATTAAAGATGCTTGTAatcagaatgaatgaaggacaaGTGTTCTCCCTCTTTATAATCTAATTTCCCTTTTTGGTTCCCATCTTATGTTGTCTTGCTTTCCTCAATAATATACATTAGATGTATCAATATTGTATGAATTTTCTAATCTAACTTCCCTCTTTGGTGCTCATCTTATATTTCTTGCTTTTCTCAAATATATGTATTAGATGTGTCAATATTGTATAAATTCAGATTGAATAAAGGTTGTTTTGATCCCTTCTATTTATCTTGTTCGTGTTGTTGGTGCatcttttacttttcttttcattcaagAACTGAACAATATTAAGTCCTCTTACTTGAGGTGTGAAAAGAATCCGCATACGTCTAAGGGCGACAAATTAGTGaaacaaattatttctctttttaaGTGAAATTGTAGATAGATATATCTGGATAATGGATCCAGTTTTTGATTCCTTTTTAGGGCAACAAATTAATGAGTACAATTTGATCAACTAATGCTACCTAAATGCTGAATTATGCTGAATTCACACTAAAGATTGTAATGGAAATTCCATATTTCTCGATATGCAATATAAGGATGAAGGATAAAGCATTATGAAGTTGGTGTAAACAAACTAGATTAaaccaaaagaaataaataaaaccatGGAATAATTTACAAGTTCtacagaaaagaaagaaatggcAGCACATGAAGATGAAGAATTAAAGGAACACATATTCAGCATGATTTTTATACCTCAACTTGACATGTAATTATAAAGTTCAAAGCTGATTTGAAGAATGTAGTATACATTGGAGTGCAAATGCAATATTAGGTACAAAAATCATTAGATTTGTTGATGATCAGAATAAGTTTGTTGATGGAGTTTGTTAAGAAACAAGGTCTCTAAGAAAGTATGGTAGTGGTTGTTAaagaattggattttttttttttttaatatttagacTATATGGTACTATAACATTTTTGTACAAAGTCAGATGTTCGCCGAGTTGGTACTGGAACTCGTACCGGTCGGCAGGCGGGTCTGTACGGTCCTGGTTCGGTACTGTATTGAGTACCAACACATGGTATACTTGGGGAACCTGCAtgcctaattttttttaagcttttcaagtttgattaattggtaatcaatttttatttaactttttcaataatttgaagtataatttgatgttttttaatatttttatgatcTCGGTATAAGCTaaatgatacaaaatataaaatggatAGTGAGATGTTGCTTGCTACAAGAAgcaatatgaaatattttaaaatcaactagtgagatgaaaaatataatatcatattatcaattatatgttttaaagtacaatatatatattgatatttAAAATCTCATCGAGTAGCAATGCCTCTCGTAGATATTTGGATCATTAGTATAGTTAGAAAACATATTAGCCCACCCCTCTAACCAAGCAGCATTGTAGTCCTGCATATTCATCTCCTAAGGAACGCGCTCTGGGTTATAAGCATTCTTGGATCTCTTGTTGAAATTCtagctctgagaggtgtcctctAGCTGATAATACTGATGTGGAGGAGCTCATTTGAATATGCCGGTAGCAAAATTCGATCTGTAAGATGCTCCGAGTTGCGTAGGATAGTAGCCATCGAAAGACGATGCCTCAAATATACCGTATTCATATCTATATCCGTATGGATCGTAGTCTGCCTATGGCTGCGGGTAATAGGATCTAGTATATGACTCAAAATTTAATACGtctatggattttacttcacgTCTGAGGTCATCTACAACTGCATCGTATCTTTTTGAATGACCTTGAGGAGTCCATCTTCTATATGCAATCGTATCCTCGTGGGTTATACTAGATTGTGCACTGTAGTCCCTATTCTGTATAGCATGCGTAAACTAGGACTCACTGGTAAATAGAAGACCACCCTCCGGCTGTCTCATAAATGGTGGTCGTATATCATCCACTCCCTAACTAGCAGATCTATGACCACTAGAATTGTCATTGATGCTGCCCGTGGTCTCTAAATCTAAGTAAACTGGTTCCTCCACACTCTCTATAGAGCATGCAggtgccttttttttcttttttggtgcaCTGAGCAGCTACCTATTTACCCTTCATGCCTCTCTCTGCCTGGATATGCTAGAAGGATGGATGTTGCCCTTTTGACCGAGTTGATCGAGTAACGTGGTGGCTTCGCCTAAGCAACGTTCGATCATATCTCTGAGAGGATATCTCGGACAAAGAGTCATGTTATGATCGGTTTTTTAGTGATTTCTGTGGCTGTGGCTGATTAGCTGGAAGGATACGTGGAATGTTGCAATCTGCCCATTGTCTTGCATCGATCCTAGTCTCGCTTGCTATGAAATTGGCTAGTCGGATCACTCATCAAGCTCTGATTTCTATTGTTGGCCCACAAGCCATCTGATTATAGGATCATCCTCATTGTCAACGAAAGCATTATGGATCGGATTTGTGTACTTTAGCTCAATTTTCTTTTGAGTGCACTTCAGCCTTAACCTCAGATTGTAGTGAATATATAGAAGATCGTTGAGGCGCTTCTGTGTCAGACGATTCCTCTGTTTGCCGTGGATGAGGGAAAAAGTGGACTAGTTGCGCTCACAGCTACTCGAGGAGACCATCTGGGCAAAGATTTGGATAACTAGCCActtaaaatttttcgtggacaaaCTAAAATGAATCCACGATTCAGctacaaaaatattgaagaaaattacaTATAAGATAGTATTATATTAGTAACATCTAACGCTAAGTAATAGTTATCGTTGATGTGTAATATACCTGAATTCATACTTTTCTTACTTACGACAGCTGCCAAGACTCCAAAGCTAtgccctctctaaatattttgatttgtgaaaaagaatcctgctgtaatatattaataattgaagaaatcAGTTAACTTACGTATGTCTCTTTTAGACATTGTGCTGCAACTTCTAGAATAGGCttcatcttgtaaatcacattacgcAGAGCGACTAGAAGTTCTTCATCCATATCGATTTTAGGTACGGTGTACTGAAATCTTGGGTTCAGATAGTATGCTGCAGGTAGAGTTCGTAATTGTTTTAGTAAAATTGTACAAGTACAGGAGCAGTCTAAATTTCAATGTTCTTGTTTATCTGCTAGATGCATATTTCTACCTATCTGATAGTCCCATCGTCGCTTaatgatgtcgatgtactcCTAGACATACGTCGGATCTGCCTTTCTGATTTGAATCTTTGCTctctccatcatgtgatacaagaAGCCCATTTGGAGGTATCTCTCACTGTCCACGATCCAAAACACTTCGTATAATGGCTTGATAGCTTTCATTATCTTCTCAGTCTATTGTCAAAATGTCTATCTCGTCCCCAAGTCCTCGACAATACTTTCTTCAGTGCCGACTCTTGCAAATCTATTTTTTTGTCACTTGAGACTGACAAACATTTGACGTAGGGTTGTTTTTTCTTTGAagaaggctatcaagtgcaatgtaGGGTCTTATGTTGTGGCCTATTATCAATGATGACCAGTATAACATTTTTCTCTCCTACTTGATCAATCACCTCCTTCATCAATCCGAGGATGTACATGGCGTTGTGCATCTGATCGGAAGCATTAACCGACTTATGGAAGAAAGTCTTCGTATCGCAGTATATCAAGAAGTTGATCATGCTCTGCCAGGTAGGATcggtccaaccatcacacattATCGTCAGTCCATATGTGGGCCATTTGCTTTTGTATGAGGCAATCTACTTCTCTacctccttattgttgtcaagaagctcaccgtagatGTCCTTCGGTCTTGAAGGATCTACACCGGAACCGGCAACCTGTATGACATAAATGACAGATCTATAATATGTATTGTTTACCGTATTTGTTGGGATGTAGCTAAAGTAAAACTAGGATTCAATAGCTCGCGATATAtatttcttcttatccttcttttGATTGTATCAACCTTTTGCTGCTTTGAATTCTTGTTCGAAAAGACATGCATCTAAATCATTGGTGACAGCTCCTGGTGGAATCTTTCTGGAGGACTTTTTTCTGCTACTAAAAGCTCCCGCGTAGATGTAATACGGACACCCTCTGGTGATGGCCTCTCTAGTTGAGGAAGTCCTCTTGAACTTTAGATCTGCTTTGTTGCTCGTAGAATCGGAGCTTGACTCGTAGTATGAGGGCCCAAATTGAGCCATATGCCTGGCCACTTTATTCTGCTGCCATTAATCATCCGAGTTCGCCTGAATGACAGCCTTGATCTATGCCTTCTTGTCGTCTGGAGCGGACGCATCTTCAGCCTTCTTGGAGTGTTAGGAAGGTGCTTTTGCCGTTTGACGGTCCACCTCTGCCTTCTTCTTGGCAATCCTCTCCTTTGCTGATATGAAATCAGCGAAGTACTTCTTCATTAGCTGCCGAACTTTCTATAGACTTTTTCAATACATAGATATGCCGGTGTAACCATTAGCTAAGTGCTGCTTCAACTTGGTACCTCTTCTCTTTTGAACTTTGTATTGCATTAGTTGTACTTCCAGCGGTGCCGACTTGAGAGCATTTACCCATGATCTCAATCAATATCATGCTCTGGCTCTTTTTTTCTTAATGATTTCATTCGTGTAGGTTTATCAAGTACGtagtttatcaattatttaaaaatagcaaaatttcGTTACGATTAAGATAATATTTTTTACTTCAGAAAATACCTCTGATTTATCTAATATatactactaatttttcatattttttattcatttatatatttttaatattttttaaattaagaaatatgtttaaatatcataaattcaaaatatatattttttacttcaaaaaatacTTCTAAAATATGTATTGCGTAttactaattttttataattttttattaattatgtatttttaataatttttaaatttaaaaataatttttaaatataaatattaaaaaattaatttgattttagATTCATGTAGAACTCTATCATGgatgctatatatatttttctcggTCCGAGAGCATGCATCAAaagctatttattttttaatttttttaaaatttaggtCTAGGCCACTATACTCATGATCCTATTAAAATTTGAATAAGTGGACACCAAATTTAGCTggagagtagcttgcatgcTCCTAAATACgcttctgattttacatttttttgaattttattttattttttattttttagtccaaaaatattttaaattttaaaaggtatatataattcaaaaattaaaaatttttatgtgattgtatagatcatccatagatctacaataTACCATGAAATCACGTGAAAGTCAAAAATTTTGGTATGATCTCTTCTTGTTTTGCAAATTTCAAGATATTTTTGGCGTCCGAAAAGGGAGAAAATGAGAGGAGAGATGAAGTACACCTTATTTAGGATTGAATTCTTCTTTAATCGTGCTGAATCAGCATATTTTTTGCCGTGGGGCAGGGGGTTATTCGGATAGATTGGGAAGGCCCGAGAAACTCTTTAggcaatttatatttaaaattaaaggaagagagaggggagggggacTATTTCTGAACCGGTCTGACTCGGTGCGAAATAGGCTGGTTTGGACCGAGTCTGTGTGTATCGCGACTGATCCCAACCTGTTCCAGCCGGTTCCGATCGGTTCGGGACCGGTTTCGGCCAATTCGGAGTCGACTTCGAAAAAGTTAGGTGAATCAACCCAGCCCCCCACCGAGTCGGCTCGGTAATGGTTCGGCAAACCTTAGTATAAACAATGtttcatttgaaaaaaaataaatggaagTTTTGGTCCAAAAATGATATGCCTACAGACTCAACATTGCTCTTACTAACATCATACATATTTAAGGAGCCAAGAGCTAGACAAAGATAGCTCCATACCAAGAAGACAGGCGATATACATTTTGTAGCTCCTTTAATTaataatagtaattttcatccaattttgaatttgaaaagtgcaattctttcactTCTTTTTCTCTGAAAACTGGTAATCGTAATATACCAAAATCAAGTGAAAGCAACAAGCAAAGGAAAGGAAGCAAAGAACCTTTGATTCATTACTTAGATGATTACTATGTCTTTCCATCTAGAAAGAAGTTATTAAATGAGTGGTATAGTGGGACATATACTTTCTTGGGGAGAACCAAAGTAAAAATTGCAATGACTAGTAAAATCTGAAGCTTCTCAATTTAATGTTTCAAATTAATATAAAATGTTTTAGCAACAATCTGCCGGACCTCACctgtcaggtaacttctccttaTCCAGTTTAGTTTCTCCCGTTCTTTACCGCCCACCATACAAATGCAGCAAAGTTTTTTGCGTATGAATACTTCTTTAGTAATGAAAGGATAATTGCAACTCATGAATGATGAATTCTTCAATATAATTTTTGTTAGGAAAAAAGAGTTAATTATGAGATTTTGACACCAAGTGTTTCAATTTACTTAGACATGTTTTAGCTATTTTTATGTGATATTATGATATGACTGCATTGACAAAGAGGCTAGTGTTTAAAAGGAAATAAATGGTATAGTTGGATTAATGGTAACATTCCATCACTTTCGAGCTCACTAAGCATATACAATCTCTATGCACAGCGTTGCCCCTTTTGCCTCTCAATTAAAATTTCCTCCACCCTTCGCTTTTTCCGCAACTTGGATGACCTTCCTTTCTACCCTTTGTAGAGTTCCAAACCTCAAATCTTCTAGGAATTCTTGCACCTTTTTGTATCCTTGTGTAActacttatttgatatttttcatTACTTACTCCTTTAGTGCGACTATTGATCTTTTCCAGATATACTCATCCCCAACTATGTActtgttttactttttccaTATTAGCATTCCCCTCCACCTAACACTTATCTTATTTGCTTTCAAGTTTCCACTTCCTTTCAATTCAAAAAGAACAGAGGATATACCTGTTAATTAGCCAGTGTGTCATTTGGTTCCTTGCTAATGGTGTAAACTGGATATTTGTCATAATGGGCATTAGCTAATCCATTTGATGGAATGACAATGTTTCCTTAGCATCGCGTATTACTTTCATTTGTGAAAGTATTTCTTGCATTTGTAGCATTTTGTAGCTcattttttctatttattttgaaaatttttcttACTTTGTATTCCAGTTTTGCTTGCGTATTTTATTCTGCTTGTACTGTTATCTTACATCATAATTCATTGTCTCTACCAGGTAAATGGCTGTCTGTCGTATCATGATAAGATTCCAGATGGCTTCTACCTGATTCAGGGAATGGATCCATTTGTATGGATTCTATGCACTGATGTGCAAGAAGAGAGTCGGATTCCATCACTTGAATCGCTAAAAACTGTCCACCCCAGTGATTTATCTATTGAGGTGGTTCTCATAGATAGAAAAAGTGATTTGGATCTATGCAAGTTACGGAATTTGATAGCTGACCTTTCATGTAATTGTTCAACCGAAAAAGATATGGCGGAACAGCTTGCAGAGCTTGTATGCATGCAGATGGGGTGAGTTATGCTTAGTAGTCTGCATGTGAATGTGTGGAAATCATAATTTTCCTACCTGTTGCTTCCGTAATTAACTATCCATTTGTCTCACAAGGGGTGCAGCTTTTGACGAGGAAGAGAGTCTGATCCCTCGCTGGAAAGAATTCAGTGAGGTTCTCAAGGCTAGTTCCTGTTCGGTTGTGCTCCCGATAGGAAAGCTATCTGTTGGTCTTTGTCGGCATCGAGCCTTGCTGTTCAAAGTAAAGTGGTGATCTCTTTTTTTCAGATTCAATTTAGGAGAGTTTTGTAGGACATATACCCTTTCCTTTTTTATTCTGTTTGCTACGGATGGTTACTTACTTTGCATACAGTTCTAACCTCTTTTTCATCATGTGTTGAAGATGTTAGCTGACATGATAAATCTTCCATGCCGAGTTGCCAAGGGCTGCGCTTACTGTAGAAGTGATGATGCTTCCTCATGTTTGGTGCGCATTGGTCTTGACAGGTGCATGGTTTTCTTCCTCCATCCAACACATtagagaagaagggaaaaaacaaTGCCAATTTAATGCTTTGATCAGCATTTAGGGACTATAAAGCAAGTGTGCAGTGTACAGTGACTTGGAATAAGAAAAAGTAGCTGTAACTTCAGGTGCATTGGGCATTTTGTTGAGTGGTGGAATAGACCTGCTCacctatgcatgcatgcatgtagcgTAATATACTAAAATGCTTTGTTGACCTAGACTTGCATCCTATAATATTAGGATGGCTAGTGTGGATGGGGTATCACCGAATCAATGCCCATCCATCCCAATTCCGAAGGTTCCGCCAATTGGCTGTTCCCCCTGTTGCTCATAGCATAATCTTTTatctatttttccaacttgtttGCTTCATGGGGGGTTTTAATATGTTAAAGAAATTTAGTCCTAGACAAAATGTGAtcaatgacattacatccatcTACCACCTGTATGCTATTCAGCCTACCTCAGCATATGTAGCCTTCTTCTAGCTTCAGCCTCTATAGGCTAAACAACAGATTAAGAGCCTCCCTTCCCCTCCCCATTCCCCATCTTCTGCTCTCTTTAAGAGAACAAGTTGGAGATGTATTCTCAAGTCCTCAACATAGAATACCTAAACCAGAGATACTGCAAAATGATGGAATGGTGTCTCTTCCATTAATAATCCACAATGGGCACTGCCACATATGTATACCTATGTTCTTTTTGCCAGTCTTCCTTGAACTGATAAGCTTTCCACGAAGTGAAAGGAATTAGGTCCAAATTAAACAGTATATATGAATTTTTATCTTTGCCGGACACTTCTGTGTATTTAGTTTTCACATTTAGTTCTCTTTTCTTTGGAAACTTTCTTCATGAAACAAAGATTTTGATTTTTGAGGGAGTTAAACATTCGTGTCTATGTTTGTAGGAATCAGAGCAGTCTGTATCATGACATGTCTGTGCATGATTTGCCCTATGTTTACATTGGTAGCTGCATACTTGTCTTAGTTCAAATGTCAAaaccaagtgcagaattttttctaAACTTTGATATACTTTTTTAGCTGATTATTGAAAAGCATAAAACTTCTCTGATTTCACAAATTTCAATTGTGGCAGGGAATATTTGGTTGATTTGATTGGAAAGCCAGGCCAACTCTGTGAGCCTGATTCTTTGCTTAATGGTCCTTATTGTATTTCAATTTCTTCACCAATGCGTCCTCCGAAATTTAAATCAGTTGAAATCTCTGGTAACTTTAGATCTTTGGCCAAGCAATACTTTTCAGATTGTCGATCTCTCAATCTCATCTTCAGCAATGCTTCAGCAGGTGACTCCATCTATGCCTTATTTATTAATCGTTGAACACACCATTATATGATCCTATTTATGCTTGTCATTTTATGTTGGTCAATATGTTAGTCTTTACTTGTTGAAATGTGAAATTCTTTTGAATGTGATTACTAGTATAATTCTTGGCTTTACACGATATAAAATTGATCTTTCCAGAGCAGATCAATTAAAGTTCAATTTTAGAATTGCCGTTGACAACTCTTTAACCTCAAGAACAAATGTTAAATGCAAGGTTTTAAGTGTTGGCCCTGTTAGTCTTGATTCACATTGTTGACCCTTTCCTAATCAGCTTAAGCTTTAGAACTGTAGTGGTAAGTTAACATGATATCATTGCTTAGGTTTGCTAGAGGTCATGAGTTCGAATTCTCGAGTTcagttatttatttaattatcccTGGTTATCTATTAGTCTAATTTTGTCCTGTTTTGACTCAGTTACCCTCCACGTGCGTTGTCCGGGCCACATGTGGAGGGATGGTGTTAAGCCTGATATGCATTATTGACCCTTCCTTATTAGCTTAAGCTTTGGGGTCTAGTGGTAAGTTAACATGCCCATGCTGGTCCATATTGGGCCAATACAGACACCATTACATGATTAGTATGGCACATGAATTTATTTTTACAATTTTTAACCATAATAaagtttttcttaaaatttttatcttttttcacATTTTTTGTTTCAGCATGGCTGCAGCATGTATAATGGCATGGCAAGGTATGGGCCATGCCAGCCAATGACTGACACTCCCATCTGGTACCAATACTTATTTGTTAAATGCATATAATGCTAAGTAATCATGTTCTTTTGTAAGTATTGAATTTACTTTTGGTTTAGGAGTTTGCAGCTGTAAGGACCAAACATTGCTTAATGAGGTTCCTGAATAGCAGACAAAGGCTAGAAACCTAGAACTGTAAAGCAGATTATTTTCTGGTTATCAGGTTATTGCTGATGGGGTTTGATTGGATGTCTAGGGCCTCTAGGCTAACAAATCCTTATATTTTGGTTTAGTATTCGTTTTCTGAATGTTGGCTAATGGAAAAGCTTTAGTATCTGttctgtttgtgctttcatttgcTTTAAAATTAATTGAATCTTTTTCTGTTCTAGAAAAAGCTTGTGTCGTAAAATAaggaactttcttttcttttgagatgaaTTTAATGTTTGATGGAGATAAATCCTACTTAAATTCATTGTTTTGGAACTACAAGTCCTATTATTTCTGTTATCTCatcttttttatctttctttttcttttcttgaatacAAATAGGAACTTCAAATCATTGTTATTTTCTTTAGATGCAGTCCTTAATAATATTCATTTTTCTTGTTTGAAGCCTGATTTGAAATTGGCTACCTGAGTTTCTATACCACATAGGCTGTAATCTCTGAAATTTCAGACTTGGAAGAGGTGTCATGATACAATTTACTTTAGTCCTCATAAGATCTGCTTGAAGAAAGTGATGCCCTTTAAGAAGACAAAGGCTCAAGGTGCTAATTCCTATTGTCCCATGATGGAAAATTGTAATAGACTTAAAGAAGCCATGCAAGGGACCAAATTGCCAAATGTCATGTCAATGGTTCGCTGAAGGGATGGATACTACAATCTTTCACATGTATCAAGTCAAAACTCTGACAAATGAAGTCCTCTTTATTACTACGAGAAAATGTCAGGGAAATGTGTTTCAAGTAGTACTTCAAAGTAACATGTTTCTCCAAGATCTGGCCAGATACCTAAACACTTCTTAAGCCTTCTATCTATCATAAAGACCGACCCTTTGAGGCCTCTCTTTTAAAGGGCTGGTGTGGAGTTTAGTGATATGACTTGTATTCTTAGTTCCCTGTCTCCATTAAGTTATTCTGAATACAAATTTTATCAATAGTTTTGTGTATGAGGTAAAGTACTGGATGGTTGTCCTATGTCTACTGCAAAGATACTGTTATGCTCATTTATTGGAAATTAGTCTGGTAACTGTGCCCATCCTTTTGTTTACTGGTTCTCGATATCCTTTTTTGCTTGATAAAAGTTCTGGACATCCATTTTAACGTTGCAAAATTACTGTATTTGTTCACTGTGGATATCTCAAATTGTGCAACTGATTCATTTGGAACTGCTGCCTTGAGGAGGAAGTCCGCAAGTCTGTAGGTGAAGAATTTACCTCAGTGAACTCCAAAATCCAACAAGCATTTGCTTCTTGATGACATTTTTGCATTGGCTATCTCATGTTATGCATATTCTCCTTTCCCATAAATTCTAAAGGCAGCAATTTTCTCTCTTGATTTTTCTAATAAAATTTTTTGCCATCCTTCCTGCAGCTTGTGTTATAAAATCTCCTATTACCTGCCCATTAAGGTTTCATGTTAACAATTCTATATGCTGTTTGTCAGGTTGACTGCGAGAACTGCATTTACTCTCTTTACCTTATCTCATACTTGATAAAGTTTTGTATGATACCTGCAGATTGGGTTTAGGAAGCTATTTGTTTGGAAGCAAGTTGGTTAGTCATAACTACTGTAGTTGATGCAGTTGTTGATAGTTTATTCAATAATAGTTTAATCTGTTTTTACAGATTTTGATTTGACTTTGGTTATATATAGATTAAAGAGTACATTTAAATCTGTTAATTTTCAACATCTGAACATATATTCAAACCTACAAGAagattatttatattaatttttttaagaagtGCACTGTCTGTGCCTCTATGGTGTTGGTAACTTCCTTTGGTTACATCTTATACGAAGTTATTGATTTCGAATGAGGGAACAAATCACACGTTTCAAATTTTAGCAGTACTTCCAATGAGTAAAATGTATATCCAGTACAAAGCTTTAACAAGAATTGCATGTTGCATGGTTACAGGTACCATAGTCGGTCAGGAAGATGCTGTGGAGCCATCTTCCTCTAAGCATTCTGATGAGAAGTATGGAGATGTGAAACCCTTTTCACCAGTAACAAGCAGTAAAATGAAACTCCCTGAGACACAGCCTCATGTCCAAATTACTGCTCGGCCAAATGGCCAAGAAGGGATTTCTCAGTTACAAAAGATGCACAATCTTCACCAGAATGTAAGAGGCTCAGAACCTATGAGACAAGAAGCAGCACAACAAAGACTCATCCCACAAGATGCACGTAGAGATGTTTTACCATTTATTGCCTTCTCTGATTCAAAATCTgaaaaaaggaaagatttcTGGTTCATGGAGGAACATCAGCAAGGGC includes:
- the LOC103695480 gene encoding serine/threonine-protein kinase CTR1 isoform X2, which translates into the protein MEMPGRRSSYSLLSQFPDDPPPPKFESPPSDKSRGRSPFDWPLPSDSIVAGDHRAVRIGPSAFPSVGLQRQSSGSSYGESSLSGDYYLPTTLSSITATIDEDAFNRIATAGEARAKEGAEVTGSSSSSKSWAQQAEETYQLQLALALRLCSESACASYPNFLDAGDQMVPAERASAESMSHRFWVNGCLSYHDKIPDGFYLIQGMDPFVWILCTDVQEESRIPSLESLKTVHPSDLSIEVVLIDRKSDLDLCKLRNLIADLSCNCSTEKDMAEQLAELVCMQMGGAAFDEEESLIPRWKEFSEVLKASSCSVVLPIGKLSVGLCRHRALLFKMLADMINLPCRVAKGCAYCRSDDASSCLVRIGLDREYLVDLIGKPGQLCEPDSLLNGPYCISISSPMRPPKFKSVEISGNFRSLAKQYFSDCRSLNLIFSNASAGTIVGQEDAVEPSSSKHSDEKYGDVKPFSPVTSSKMKLPETQPHVQITARPNGQEGISQLQKMHNLHQNVRGSEPMRQEAAQQRLIPQDARRDVLPFIAFSDSKSEKRKDFWFMEEHQQGRNKPSSDITLAMDDLTIPWGDLVLKERIGAGSFGTVHRADWHGSDVAVKILMEQDFHPERFKEFLREVAIMKSLRHPNIVLFMGAVTQPPNLSIVTEYLSRGSLYRLLHKPDAKEILDERRRLNMAFDVVYLSMNNIS
- the LOC103695480 gene encoding serine/threonine-protein kinase CTR1 isoform X3, encoding MEMPGRRSSYSLLSQFPDDPPPPKFESPPSDKSRGRSPFDWPLPSDSIVAGDHRAVRIGPSAFPSVGLQRQSSGSSYGESSLSGDYYLPTTLSSITATIDEDAFNRIATAGEARAKEGAEVTGSSSSSKSWAQQAEETYQLQLALALRLCSESACASYPNFLDAGDQMVPAERASAESMSHRFWVNGCLSYHDKIPDGFYLIQGMDPFVWILCTDVQEESRIPSLESLKTVHPSDLSIEVVLIDRKSDLDLCKLRNLIADLSCNCSTEKDMAEQLAELVCMQMGGAAFDEEESLIPRWKEFSEVLKASSCSVVLPIGKLSVGLCRHRALLFKMLADMINLPCRVAKGCAYCRSDDASSCLVRIGLDREYLVDLIGKPGQLCEPDSLLNGPYCISISSPMRPPKFKSVEISGNFRSLAKQYFSDCRSLNLIFSNASAGTIVGQEDAVEPSSSKHSDEKYGDVKPFSPVTSSKMKLPETQPHVQITARPNGQEGISQLQKMHNLHQNVRGSEPMRQEAAQQRLIPQDARRDVLPFIAFSDSKSEKRKDFWFMEEHQQGRNKPSSDITLAMDDLTIPWGDLVLKERIGAGSFGTVHRADWHGSDVAVKILMEQDFHPERFKEFLREALIFLGITSRVKISWSVSVGKLKNLVSRFISWLLILSDFRIKCLVLQEATETMILIWLL